Sequence from the Chanodichthys erythropterus isolate Z2021 chromosome 12, ASM2448905v1, whole genome shotgun sequence genome:
CAACAGATTCTGAGttcttttactttttaaagtaaaataataggGTGGTAACCTACACCACCTGTAATTTACTATTGTTCCCGTTTCATTTCATAAATAGGTCAAGGATTGTAGATCTTCATTGATAAAATGGCCTCAGAGAGAAATGGCAATTGAAAAGTAATGAATAGATAAGTAGTATCAGCCTTCAAGTTTTTAAAGTAAGTGCATTACAAGTGCATAGGACTGCACTGAGGTGTCCATGTGTCCATTCTAGAtaagagcattttttttttttttactgtaaataaacagttttgaatgagttttcattctaaaatatacaaatgaaaAGTTTCCTTGCCAAGCCATAATTGTGTTGAATTCATGTCCATGTTCAGTCATATCAACTCCATCTTCAAGATCTTAGGAAAAGTGGCAAATCTTTTTATGTATCAGCTGTCTTTCGTTTCATTCTAATGGCCATTAATGTAGTTTTCTTCGAGCGTTAAGACCATCTGTGTGGATCTGGCTTCCATCTGTCATAAAAAcgaaattttatttaatatctCAATATAACACTGATGTGATTGTACAATATAATGCTGGTTTAATTTAACCATCAACATGAAATGTCACTCATGACCCAATTTTACTTCCATAATTTGACATATTTCAATGTAAAAGAACATTTGATGATTTATAATATGGTGGGACTTTTCAAAAACTTCAATGAATATTCAATGAATAGgcacaataagaccaggaaCATGTGTTACAGTAAATGGAGTCAATTTTGCTCTCATGTTGACACTACAAGACTGACATCAAACAGTATATTTTATGAtgtcaaaaaaattatactAAGAACTAAGAGGCCGTTTAcacgacaccgttttcaactaaaacgataaacttttgttttggccattcatttacacgacaactgtgttttgggggcctgaaaatgcaaacatttgaaaacaggATTCAAACTGCaaatttttgaaaacgatactaTTATCTTCtcaatgtaaaaaacaaaaatgcgaatttgtgaaaatggtgacgttGTGCATGCGtcttacatgttcagtctataagcatgtagtgtttctttacaaagtgacatcgccatctactggcctggcaggaataatacagcatttttagccaTTTTAAAGTACATAGTTGTCGTGTAATCGTACCTTAAATGTTTGTTATTAAACAGATTGTTTACCTTGTATTAATctgtcaaaaacaacaaaaaatttaattatgtaATCAAGCTTGGCATGCATTACTGCttaaactttaaataaatttagaaaGCTAAACTATTAATAACAGTAAAGCAGGACCAAAAAAAGATAACACATAATGCAAGCAAACATCAAGACGAAAACAATGAACAATGTGGGCGAGTTTCAACGGTCCCTATGGGCTTTCCCAAAGGTGTGTAAATTTACCTAAACCAAAGAGCCATGGTGTTAAAGAATGAAGAGGAGCAGGAGAGGAAACAGGGACAGACAGAAGATGAAGCGTGCTAGAGCACAGCATGGAGTTACCTGAAATAGGAaagagaggaggaagaagaagaaaacacCAGGATGACAAATGCAACATTACAGCGATGGAGCAAATGCTTTAAACAACATCACACCAGAATTGTGCTTCAGCTCATCCATTCTATCCAATGCCCATGAAGACAAGAGTACAAAACCTTTGGTGTATATATGACAGAGATCTTCAATTTATCAAGCCCCTGTACAtagttaaaggtgaagtgtatCATTTTTGAAATGCTAAGATGGTTTTGAGAAATGGAAGATCAAGTCAAGTGCATTGCACATTATATACAGTAAAGCAGAAATATTAAGAGCAGCACGCAAGTGTTTAAGGACCTGTTTGGAATCAATTCCATTTGGTCCAGCAATTAGAGCATAAACagcacacttcacctttaaataaaCAGAGACGATTCTTATCAAGTTTCCATGCTTATTTTCAGGTTCAATATCTGCTCACCGTGTGTGAGACCATGCTGGAAATTTCCAGGTGCTGGGCCAGGAAAAACAGCTCCTTTACAGGCCTGAGGCTGTCCAGGGATCTTGGTGCCAGGGCTCAGTCCTGGAAACGGGAGAGCATGCAGAGGCGCAAAGCTTGGTAAGACACCCGGCTGTACTGTGGTGGGATAGGAGGATGGAAGGAGAGATAGAGAAGGGGTGGGAAGCGCTGGGTTCCCACAGGAGATCTCACCAGCTGCCTAAAATACAAGCAACGAAAAAGTATTATACAATTTTGTTCAAATATAGACAAAACTTTTAAAACCTTATTGCTTCAGACAAATTCCTATTTGACTCCAAAGAAACTGGCTGACCGTTTTGGGAGTGTTGatcaaactgtaaaaaaaaaattatcaaaagtgacagcaaagattttttttttttaaatactgttcttttatACTTTCTATCAAAGAATGTTTCAAATAATGTgccacggtttccacaaaaatattatctGCCATCgcagaaataaattaattattgtaaaatgtaataatttcacaatattactttactgtataaaataaatgcagccttggttagCATCTTGGTAAGAATCTTAccatttattaccaattatttttataactaatattctaatttttatCCCACATATGCTATAACTGCTAAGTGGACAAATTTAACATGGTGTTTTCAGTTTGCTGACAGTATGACACGATTTGTCCGATAAGCTAGCATACCCATCACAAGTTAAATaagataatatatttatattttcctcTTAAAATCATGTAGTTACATTTTCAGGATATGattagatataataataataataataataataataaacaataaatatattttttttatttaaaaaaacaaaaataggaCAATGTTAAATGCTATATTGGACAtagtttatattaaatattaaggaTTTAGGAAGCATTTTGTATGACACCACAACTCATATGATGATCCACATCTAGTAATCAAATCAACCATTATGTgtcttttttgtatttttctttaagAGAACTCACTGCTGCCATAGAAACAGGGCTGTCTCCCATTGAGGTGGTAGTGAGGAGCCTGGCCACTCCCTGCACCACTGATGGACAGTCACTCTGAGCACCATCTGGGGGCGCCACTAGGGTCAGCTTTGGAGTGGCCTTCTCTCCAGCCTGGAGTCGCTTTGAATCCAAATCCATAGCAGACTTTGTCCAAATCATCTGGACCGATCCAGCACCCTCTGCGGTCACCGGACTTCTCTGAGTGCCGATATGATGGTTCTCATCTCTTCCCATCCCTTCCTTATAGGTCTGATTAGATGGATGGGTAGAGAAGCTGGCAGACGTTTGTGTGTTTGATGGCGTTTTGGCAGTGGTGCTCAGCGTTGCTGCAACTTCAAGTTGCATGCTTGCAGGTACACTCAGACGCTTGCGTTTCAGTGCTGGTGGGCCCTGAACTTCAGAGTTATTCTTACCGTCCTCTGGGACGGAGATGACCTGTTCATTTATTGGATAAAGCAAGGTTAAGAAACAAAAGTCTAACTATATTTTCCTAAAGAACGCAACATTCAAGACAGGGGTTCTGATGTACCTTTTTTAGTTTTGATGTACCTATTGGTTTCTTCCTTGCCCTGTAAAATGAAGAGAAGGGGTTTAACAACATGAACTTTGGTTAAGTTTAATATTTACCAAAGAAGATTCCACTTTgttaatttttgttaaaattagaaaatattttttttcttcagaaacaTTGGCTAAATATCTAGGAAGTGTGTAGTAGTGTATAATCATACTTACACCACACCAGTGATGTGACCATGTGCTTTCCGGGTTTCTATAAGCAGAATCCTTTTGAGACAATGAGAGAAATTCAACAGAAACTCACCATTCTGAAggaattattatcattattattattatagatacacacacgcacatacacattcaaaagtttggcatcagtaagtgttttttttttttcagcaagcacacattaaattgatcaaatttgACAGTAAAGACCTAAtgtaacaaaaactattttaaataaatgctgttcttttgaactttctaagtTCTTTCTAATTTCAATGTCTTAATGATTTGATTTGCATACCTGGATTGCATCCATCCTTTAGGCCACAGTGGTTTAACATCAGACTCCAGGAATGCTTTCAGATACTCCTCCAAACTAGAGCTTGCGGGCGACTCAGAATCATAAATCATCATCTTCATATTGACAAGCTCACACAGAAACTCCCTGTAAAAGTCAATTGAGTGACAGTTTTGGATACAGGTGATCAAAGCTTACATAATTGATTTTGTCACAAAATTTGCTATTCAATAAATTATTAGAGTATTTGATGAAAAGTACATAGAACTCTTGTTTTCTATCATTTACTAGTATCAAGACTTGTTTGTTTGAACTGCGCCCTCTATTGTACaggcgtgaatttgcatttccttaaacctgaagcttattcatttcacttttggtgtaaaatggccgttacatttgccaaaaattgttcatttttataacaacaaaaacGTTCTAACAAACAGGCCAGCCctgatgagaaaaagtaacgcaaatgtgaagtaacgcattactttccatacaaaaaagtaactaagtaatgcaattagttacttttttagggagtaacacaatactgtaatacattaaattttaaaagtatctttccccaacactgctttTAATAatcatgcgcacacacacacacacacacacacacacacacacacacacacacacacgagacCAGACCTGATCTCTTCATTCCATCTGAATCTCTTGCGAGGCCCAAACACTCGTTTTCCACTcctctcctcttcttcctcGTCGGAACCGTCAATCGCCCTCTCTTTCTCAGCCTCAAGCCTTGAcaccaaaaataacataaaaaaaacctgAGGTTGTATTCTAACAGAAAACTGCAGATCAATTAAAACGTCAGTGAATGTACAGTGATCCAGTGAAAGTGATCAAGGTATCacactttaaaaatgactgattACTTGGCAGCTCTGGCTTCAGAGTGAGCTTGGCAGTGATTCTGGAAACGGGTGATCTGTTCTGGCATGGACCTGGCCACCGCATCCTCCAACTTCTTCAGCAGCTCCTGCAGCTGTTCATCCTATAAGACACATGAACGGCACATTCAGCTTACAGAAACATTAAACtggatttatgcatttatgtaaATGCATTGTGCTTCtaaatgcatcgtgtttccttctggagcatcagtgaatgtttgaaccttttttaatagttgtgtttgagtccctcgattgtcctcagtgtgaaaatatatatctcaaaatcatacagtcactgctggaaagggttcaaatatgcaaaagatgaaGGATTTTTCTGAACAACAGAGGGCATTTTATCTGCTTAGGACAAACAAGTGACTCATGAACAactatcacaaaacaaacaaaaaaaagagccATGGATCATTCAGGTAACGACAGTATTAAGTATCAAGTGTATATAAACTTTATAACAGGGTCATTTTAATACAttcaacttttattttgtattgtgGACTATAGGTAAACATCTcatcttattcaggacagtactatataaataaataaaatgcattttgtatgatccctcttgttttgttaaaataatgaacattttgCAGATTTTGCAAGGTGTATAAACTTTTGAACAcgactgtatatactgtataaagaCGAGACGTAAACATCTGTTACAATGGTAGACATTGTAAACAGAATCTGTAGTtacaacaaaaagaaaaaaatatggaGATAAGGTTAGAAAGCATAAAGCTTGTGGTGTtaaaagtcaagtcacctttatttatataacgctttttacaatgcagattgtgtcaaatcagctttacattgataactggtacatacaTTTTGGCTTGCACAGCAGTTCTTatagaatagtgtcaatgcaggcagatcaggaatactgttgaatatcaaatgtcaagtgtccccaactaagcaagccaagccgttaaaaaaataaaaaataaaatgtgattcattaCATAAGTGCATCAAATATGCTAAACATGGAAGCTAGAACGCGCTAGAACGGTTCTCATGCatgcacatttgagcttcttttCCTTTTTAAGGGATagctcactcaaaaatgaaaattctgtcatgatttactcaccctcatgttgttccaaacctgtaagactttaggcttttattcacaaataaacATTGCTCAGCgtacataaacagaagctcaaccggaTCTGCTTGACatgcgagaacaaacctcattggttctagcggaagctcaaacgtgctgcgtaacacaagaatgaacctcactggttcttgcatgtcaagcaaacatgcttgagcttccgtttaccacaactgatgtgtgcatagatgaatgtttataaatatttttcagaAAGATTTGAACTATACTACTTTTCTGAACCTTGAATGtcgtaatttcattgctttctattgaagataaaaaaaaatttaaaaaaaacctgggatttcatcaaaaaaaaactttgtgttctgaagatgaacgatggtcttatgggtttagaacaacatgagggtgagtacttaatgacaaaacttttatttttgggtgaactaaccctttaatgctggTTGGCAACCCTACTTGAAGGTCCTTTTTTCGCCACCTATTGCGCAACACCTGCGTTACAGTTGACGTAAAATAAAGGATCGGGCTTAGGATAGCAGATATCGATGAGATGGGGATTTTTGCTATGCTGAGGTGTCAAGCAGTTTTGTAAGTTTACAGACCTGCTGTAGATTGTGGAGTTTTTTGGCTCTTTTAACCAGAGTGCCTTTGCTGCAGGACAGCTGTGATGCCAAGTAGGAGAAGATCCTGGAGCGTACTTTCCCACTAAGTTGTTTGGAGTTCACCTCCAAACTGAACATACAAAGAGAAAGAATCAATATAAGACAATAAATTGATTTAAACTACAAATCAGtgcaatacaataaaaatgttgaataataaataaatagagtAAGTAATGTAACTTACTCTATTAAAACACTGTTGAGCTCTGAAGACAAAATCTCCATCTTATTTTGTCCTTCAATTTTCTTGACAGCCTAAAGAACAAAATAACTCATGTATACCCGCAAACTCTTGTCTAATCCTCTAAAGCCATCAAATTAAACAATACCTGGGAAAGTTGCTTAATGTGTTGCTCTAATGTAGGTGGCAGTCCATCTGGGAGTAATGTGGATGGCTTCTCAGTGACGGATGCAACCAGAGCCTCTCCGTTCTCTTCCAGGCTTGCAGAGCAGATGTTCTGCGGCTCCCCCAAGAGCCCATCTAAGTCAAAGTCTTGCTCTGCTGCTTTGACTGCCTGAAGGAGGTCGTCTGCACTGGCAGAACCAATGAGTGTGAGAAGAGGGTCAGATGATATGGGTGGTTCTTGAACCTCAGCTTGCATGGTGGGACCAGTGTCGTTGAGAGCATTGAACATCTGCAGCTGCTGAAGCTTTTCCTTATGGAACTTCTTTAGCATCTTATCAATGCTTAGCGGcttcttgtttttcttcttctttgcaGGT
This genomic interval carries:
- the ubn1 gene encoding ubinuclein-1, which encodes MAAPRRIHLTAISSNAHFPLPAVPPVPNASDQPVKQGLLVPTQAVASPPLQHAATRVELKLFEPDEQRCPEFCYPDLISAKQEGQQPLNKAKLFEFFHQEWHKRDELEALARKFEAKYGEAGKRKKDRLQDLVDIGFGYDESDSFIDNSEAYDELVPACLTTRYGGFYINSGTLQFRPASDEGDNQNDFEDNGFKAKKRKLKQGKDKKMGKKKREDDMLAKKEEEEARKSTPPDKSPAKKKKNKKPLSIDKMLKKFHKEKLQQLQMFNALNDTGPTMQAEVQEPPISSDPLLTLIGSASADDLLQAVKAAEQDFDLDGLLGEPQNICSASLEENGEALVASVTEKPSTLLPDGLPPTLEQHIKQLSQAVKKIEGQNKMEILSSELNSVLIDLEVNSKQLSGKVRSRIFSYLASQLSCSKGTLVKRAKKLHNLQQDEQLQELLKKLEDAVARSMPEQITRFQNHCQAHSEARAAKLEAEKERAIDGSDEEEEERSGKRVFGPRKRFRWNEEIREFLCELVNMKMMIYDSESPASSSLEEYLKAFLESDVKPLWPKGWMQSRILLIETRKAHGHITGVVARKKPIGTSKLKKVISVPEDGKNNSEVQGPPALKRKRLSVPASMQLEVAATLSTTAKTPSNTQTSASFSTHPSNQTYKEGMGRDENHHIGTQRSPVTAEGAGSVQMIWTKSAMDLDSKRLQAGEKATPKLTLVAPPDGAQSDCPSVVQGVARLLTTTSMGDSPVSMAAAAGEISCGNPALPTPSLSLLPSSYPTTVQPGVLPSFAPLHALPFPGLSPGTKIPGQPQACKGAVFPGPAPGNFQHGLTHGNSMLCSSTLHLLSVPVSSPAPLHSLTPWLFGLGKFTHLWESP